From Deltaproteobacteria bacterium, the proteins below share one genomic window:
- a CDS encoding thiolase family protein, protein MRQVAVVGAGMTRFGKHQDRSMKDLAREAVENALRAAGIEKETIEAAAVGNAVAGLITGQECIRGQVVLREMGIGGIPVINTENACASSSTAFHLAWLYVASGMYDTVLAVGMEKLFHPDKKKTFEAIGSAIDLEIADEFARQMSGEQAAGAGESRSVFMDYYANLARAHMARYGTTREQFARIAAKNHTNGSLNPHAQFQTPRTMEDILAAPLIAEPLTRMMCSPIGDGAAAVVITTAEKARQLTSKPVYVRASIVASSQQHAEGAPGIVTNAAQKAYKMAGISPQEVQVVEVHDATAPAELIVYEELGLCSPGEGGKMIDDGVTTLGGRVPVNPSGGLLAKGHPVGATGVAQISEIFWQLRGEAGKRQVAGAKVGLTENGGGVLGNENAVASVHIFTL, encoded by the coding sequence ATGCGACAAGTTGCTGTTGTTGGTGCGGGCATGACCCGCTTTGGTAAACATCAAGATCGCAGCATGAAGGATCTCGCACGCGAAGCGGTAGAAAATGCACTGCGAGCGGCAGGGATAGAGAAAGAAACGATTGAAGCTGCGGCTGTTGGGAACGCCGTCGCTGGCCTTATCACCGGACAAGAATGTATCCGCGGCCAGGTAGTATTACGCGAAATGGGTATCGGTGGGATTCCGGTTATCAACACTGAGAATGCCTGTGCTAGCTCCTCAACGGCCTTCCATTTGGCGTGGCTGTATGTGGCCTCGGGAATGTATGACACCGTACTCGCAGTGGGCATGGAAAAACTCTTTCATCCTGACAAGAAGAAAACCTTCGAGGCCATTGGCAGTGCGATTGACCTTGAAATCGCCGATGAATTTGCCCGGCAAATGAGCGGAGAGCAGGCTGCTGGCGCTGGTGAGTCGCGCAGTGTGTTTATGGACTATTACGCCAATCTCGCACGAGCCCACATGGCACGCTATGGCACGACCCGCGAGCAATTTGCCCGTATCGCCGCAAAGAATCACACCAACGGGAGCCTCAATCCTCATGCGCAGTTTCAGACTCCTCGTACAATGGAAGATATTCTTGCCGCGCCACTGATTGCAGAGCCACTCACACGCATGATGTGTTCGCCGATTGGTGACGGGGCTGCTGCCGTCGTGATCACGACGGCTGAGAAAGCGCGTCAACTGACGTCCAAGCCGGTCTACGTACGCGCCTCGATTGTGGCCTCAAGCCAGCAACACGCAGAGGGTGCTCCTGGAATTGTGACCAACGCTGCGCAGAAAGCCTACAAGATGGCAGGCATCAGTCCGCAGGAAGTACAAGTTGTTGAAGTGCACGATGCGACCGCACCAGCCGAACTGATCGTGTATGAAGAGTTGGGTCTGTGTAGCCCTGGGGAAGGTGGCAAAATGATTGATGATGGAGTCACCACGCTTGGCGGTCGAGTGCCGGTCAATCCCAGTGGTGGTCTTCTTGCCAAAGGCCATCCAGTTGGCGCGACTGGTGTAGCGCAGATTTCCGAGATCTTTTGGCAGTTGCGTGGCGAAGCTGGCAAACGTCAGGTGGCAGGAGCCAAAGTTGGACTGACGGAAAATGGCGGTGGCGTGCTAGGAAACGAGAACGCTGTCGCGTCTGTGCACATCTTTACCCTGTAG
- the typA gene encoding translational GTPase TypA yields MQNGTPRRDDIRNVAIIAHVDHGKTTLIDALLRQSGTFRVKEQVIERVMDSFELERERGITILAKNAALTYSGVKINFVDTPGHADFGGEVERALAMVDGVMLLVDASEGPLPQTRFVLKKALEAGLPPIVCINKIDRPDARINEVLNEVYDLFIDLDATEEQLEFPVVYTNARAGVAKRNLAEESDDLRPLFDLIVSTLPGPVSNPTATAQFQANNLDYNDYVGRLAIGRVVNGVLKTAGLYTLCRLDGSQVPCKIVQLYTWQGLKRVEIAEAKAGEVVAIAGIEEIQIGETVSDRESPKPLPAIRVDEPTISMIFGVNTSPWSGREGQFVTSRKIRERLEAEVRKNVSLRVEDMDLPDSFRVLGRGELQLAILIETMRREGYELQVSKPTVVTKQIDGIEQEPMELLFVDVPEEYIGVVTQLLAVRRGVMTKMEHEGSGGRVRLEFSVPSRGLIGFRSHFLTDTRGTGIINALFNGYAPWQGNIQSRVNGALVSDREGPAVPYALFHLQERGILFVPPGTPVYEGMIIGEYSRDTDLDVNACREKKLTNMRAAGRDENIQLSPPREMGLEAGLEWIADDELVEITPQSIRLRKKILQQQFRPKRRDNRQ; encoded by the coding sequence TTGCAGAACGGCACGCCACGGCGCGATGATATTCGTAATGTTGCCATCATCGCCCATGTTGACCACGGAAAAACGACCCTGATTGATGCGCTCCTACGGCAGAGTGGAACTTTCCGGGTGAAGGAACAAGTTATTGAACGCGTGATGGATTCATTTGAGCTGGAGCGCGAACGCGGGATTACGATTCTCGCGAAGAACGCTGCTCTCACGTATAGCGGAGTGAAAATCAACTTCGTCGATACACCAGGACATGCCGATTTCGGCGGTGAAGTCGAACGCGCCTTGGCGATGGTCGATGGAGTCATGTTGCTGGTCGATGCCTCAGAAGGCCCACTGCCGCAGACGCGCTTTGTCTTGAAAAAAGCCCTTGAAGCTGGCTTGCCACCGATTGTCTGTATCAACAAGATTGATCGCCCTGATGCTCGTATTAATGAAGTCCTTAACGAGGTCTATGATTTGTTCATTGATCTCGATGCCACTGAGGAACAACTGGAATTTCCCGTTGTCTATACCAATGCCCGAGCCGGAGTTGCCAAACGCAACCTCGCTGAAGAGTCGGACGACCTCCGGCCGTTGTTTGATCTGATTGTCTCGACCTTGCCTGGACCAGTGAGCAATCCAACGGCGACTGCGCAGTTTCAGGCCAACAATCTTGATTACAATGACTATGTGGGCCGCCTAGCCATCGGACGCGTCGTTAATGGGGTACTGAAAACTGCGGGATTGTACACGCTTTGTCGTCTGGACGGCTCTCAGGTGCCATGTAAGATCGTGCAACTCTATACCTGGCAAGGACTCAAGCGCGTAGAAATCGCTGAGGCCAAAGCGGGTGAAGTCGTCGCCATTGCTGGCATCGAAGAAATTCAAATCGGCGAAACCGTTTCGGATCGTGAGTCCCCCAAGCCGCTTCCGGCTATTCGTGTTGACGAGCCGACCATTTCGATGATTTTCGGCGTGAATACCTCTCCCTGGTCTGGGCGAGAGGGGCAGTTTGTCACGTCACGAAAAATTCGCGAGCGTCTCGAAGCCGAAGTGCGCAAAAATGTCAGCCTGCGAGTGGAAGATATGGACCTGCCTGACTCTTTTCGCGTGCTTGGGCGTGGTGAGTTGCAGCTGGCAATCCTGATCGAGACCATGCGTCGTGAAGGCTACGAACTGCAAGTATCAAAACCGACGGTGGTTACCAAACAGATTGATGGGATCGAGCAAGAGCCCATGGAGTTGCTTTTTGTCGATGTGCCAGAAGAATATATTGGTGTGGTCACGCAACTGCTAGCGGTCCGCCGTGGGGTGATGACAAAGATGGAGCATGAAGGTTCCGGCGGACGCGTGCGCCTTGAATTCTCCGTGCCGTCCCGCGGGTTGATCGGCTTTCGTTCACATTTTCTCACCGATACACGGGGAACTGGTATCATCAATGCCCTGTTCAATGGATATGCCCCCTGGCAAGGGAATATCCAGAGCCGCGTGAATGGCGCTCTGGTTTCTGATCGTGAAGGACCAGCGGTGCCGTATGCCCTTTTTCATTTGCAAGAACGAGGGATACTCTTCGTTCCGCCTGGAACACCGGTCTATGAGGGGATGATTATTGGCGAGTATTCGCGTGATACCGACCTCGATGTAAACGCATGTCGCGAGAAGAAGCTGACCAATATGCGAGCCGCGGGGCGCGATGAGAATATCCAACTTTCGCCACCACGTGAAATGGGACTCGAAGCTGGCTTGGAGTGGATTGCGGATGATGAACTCGTCGAAATCACTCCCCAATCGATTCGCTTGCGTAAGAAGATTCTACAACAGCAGTTTCGTCCAAAACGGAGAGACAATCGCCAATAA
- a CDS encoding winged helix-turn-helix transcriptional regulator, with protein sequence MTSAAKKATFPLREDFVPRVARWFHALSDETRLRIVDRLSDGEKCVCDLTDLLDSAQSRLSFHLKTLKDAGILKDRREGRWVYYALNPEVVEDLEHFLCSLTDCCRELRKKAPACCN encoded by the coding sequence ATGACTTCGGCTGCAAAAAAAGCTACTTTTCCGTTACGAGAAGATTTCGTCCCACGAGTGGCGCGGTGGTTTCACGCCCTGTCTGACGAGACCCGGTTACGAATCGTTGATCGACTGAGCGATGGAGAAAAGTGCGTGTGTGATTTAACCGACCTGCTTGACTCTGCTCAGTCGCGCCTCTCGTTTCATCTGAAAACGCTGAAAGACGCCGGTATCTTAAAGGACCGTCGCGAAGGACGCTGGGTGTATTACGCCTTAAATCCTGAGGTCGTCGAAGACTTGGAACACTTCCTCTGTTCGCTCACTGACTGTTGCCGGGAACTCAGGAAGAAAGCACCCGCATGTTGTAACTAA